The following DNA comes from Musa acuminata AAA Group cultivar baxijiao chromosome BXJ1-4, Cavendish_Baxijiao_AAA, whole genome shotgun sequence.
CCTGTGCCCCTCTCCCCCAACTCTTACCACCTCAAACCCTAATTCTCGATCCTTTCTATTTCGCCTTCCTCCTTCTCCGCCCCCTTAATTTCTGAAACCGTATTCCCATAGTTGCAGCGCAAGGTTTCTTCGACATGGCGTCGGACCCGAACCTGGGGTTCCTGACGAAGCGGGACACGGAGGTGAAGCTCCCGCGGCCGACCCGCGTGAAGAACAAGACCCCGGCGACCATCCAGATCACCGCCGAGCAGATCCTGCGGGAGGCCCGGGAGCGGCAGGAGCCCGAGATCCGCCCTCCCAAGCagaagatcaccgacgtccacgagCTCGCCGACTACCGCCTCCGCAAGCGCAAGGAGTTCGAGGACCTTATCCGCCGCGCCCGCTGGAACACTGGCGCTTGGGTCAAGTACGCCGCCTGGGAGGAGTCCCAGGGCGACTTCGCCCGCGCCCGCTCCGTCTGGGAGCGCGTCCTTGAGGTCGACTACCGCAATCCCACCCTGTGGCTCAAGTATGCGGAGCTCGAGATGCGCCACCGCTTCGTCAACCATGCTCGCAACGTCTGGGACCGCGCCGTTGCGCTCCTACCCCGCGTCGATCAGCTATGGTACAAGTACATCCACATGGAAGAGatgctcggcgacgtcgccggcgCCCGCCAGATATTCGAGCGCTGGATGGACTGGCACCCCGACACCCAAGGCTGGCTCTCCTACATCAAGTTCGAGCTGCGGTACAATGAGGTCGACCGGGCACGTGCCATCTACGAACGATTTGTCGCCGACCACCCCCGCCCCTCCTCTTTCATCAAGTATGCCAAGTTCGAGGCCAAGCGCGGTGAGATCTCCCGTGCCCGTGCCATTTATGAGCGTGCTGTCGACCTCCTCTCCGATGATGAGGAGGCTGAGCAGCTCTTCGTTGCCTTTGCCGAGTTTGAGGAGTGGTGCAAGGAGACTGAGCGAGCCCGATGCATCTACCGCTTTTCCCTTGACCACGTGCCCAAGGGGAGGGCGGAGGAGCTCTACAGGAAGTATGTCGCATTTGAGAAGCAGTACGGTGACCGGAAGGGGATTGAGGATGCCATTGTCAGCAAGAGGAGGTTCCAGTATGAGGAGGAGGTGAGAAAGAACCCTTTGAATTATGACTGCTGGTTCGATTATATAAGGCTGGAGGAGAGTGTTGGGAACAAGGATATGGTGAGGGAGGTGTATGAGAGAGCAATCGCCAATGTGCCTCCAGCAGAGGAGAAGCGGTACTGGCAAAGATACATCTACTTGTGGTATGCCTTCTTATCCAATTGATGGTTGTATTATGGGCCCTTATTTACTAAGAGTTTCCCAAAATTTTGGCTTTTCTTGTCCCTTTTTGTTTTGGTAGTTTTCCTTATCAATTTCCTCTTTGATCTATTGTTTTTTTTTGTATCATAGGATAAACTATGCATTGTATGAAGAACTTGATGCCCAAGACATGGATAGAACAAGAGAGGTTTACAGGTAATCATCAACATCTTCAAGAAagttgttttttttctttaaatatgaaAAGAATAATGAATCAGATGTAGTTGCCAAAGTGTATGTGGGCCTAAACGAGGCAATGGTTATTGCAATTCAGCTCAAGGACAGTGTTGTAAAGATATATAGTTCTGATCTATGTGAGTTATGTATCTATTTTTCTGACTTATCCACGAGAAAAAGATTCTTATATCATATAGAAGGACACGATGTTGCATCACTGTTATGTTTATTATGAGGCTTAGGAGCTTCACAGCTAATTAATAATACACATCATCTGCTTTAGTTTTGTCATTAATATTCTCTCTTTTTTGTTTGTGTTGTGGCtccatttctttttcttgttcgatACACACACTCGTATGAATCTCATAAATGGAAGCTTGTTAAGCTTAAACATGGTCTCGAGATTATTCCCTCAGATTTTCTCTTTACAATCAATTTCCTAAGGAAGTTATCAGGCAGTTCTTGATTACAACTCTATTGTTGCTTTTGCCCTTTTACCCATTTTTGGACTTGCatgagatatttttattttatttttttgaacttgttaatttaGTTGATAGTTAACTCATTGTGTTTTCTTCCAGCCACTAAGTTCATTATGTGTACAAAACAAAAACACATGATACTCTGTCAATATTTCATGCTATACATTGAAATTATTTTAATGTATCTTTGCAATTGGTCCAGGGAATGCCTTAAATTGATACCTCACAAGAAGTTTTCATTTGCCAAAATATGGCTCATGGCAGCCCAATTTGAGATAAGGCAAATGAATCTAAAGGGTGCACGGAAAATCTTGGGCAATGCTATTGGAATGGCTCCAAAGGATAAGGTATGTCATACCTGCTAACCCTCGGTATGATATTATCTGTAGAAATGAAGATGCTTcagaagttttctttttgtaatcaAGTGGAACTTTGTCTAATGTTCTTTTGTATTACAACAGATATTTAAGAAGTATATTGAGATTGAACTGCAACTAGGAAACATAACTCGTTGCAGAACTTTGTATCAAAAGTATCTCGAGTGGGCTCCTGCAAACTGCTATGCTTGGTGTAAATATGCTGAGTTGGAAAGGTCATTGAGTGAAACAGAGCGAGCTCGATCGTTATTTGAGCTTGCAATTGCTCAACCTGCACTGGACATGCCAGAGCTGCTCTGGAAGGTATGTAATCTAAACTGTTTCTTTTCATTTATATGATTTCTTTAAATACACCAAGTATAGTTTTATTGCAAAGCACATGGAAAGTGCTTAAAACTAAAGGATCTCGTGACATAAGATCGGAAACAAAGTTTCATGTACTTGGTGATTTTAATAGCAGGAtggcataattaaaaaaaaaaaatctaaagataATGAAATGAACCCTAGGCAAAGAAAGATAGGTGACTTTTATCTTGCTCATATGCAGGATTCTATTTGTTTGTCTTGTCTTAAAGAAGTAAAATCTCGTGACTAATAAAAGGTGCATCTGGTCAACTACTGCAAAAACCCTCGTTTCAAGCTTTGTGTAGTTTTAGTTTGATATAGACATTTCCACCCTCATTGACTTCTCTGCTGCCAAATTGCTCTTTGTTTGCTGTTTTAAGTTGTGAGCATTTCCATCTTATCATTGTGTTTTTTGTTAATACCAAGATGCCTTACATGAACTTGGTGATTTTATGGATACCCTTATATACATAATGCTGCTTTCTAATTTTGTTGCCTGGTAGTGGTGTGTTGGTAAGCAGCATGGCATGATTTTCTTTGAAGGACTCTGTTTCCGTGCAAGAAAGAGACTTGTGGagaaacatagattaaaatttaTGTTGTTCGCTTATATGATAACCGATAATATTACTTTATCTTGTCTGAAAGTAGATTTTATCACATGGATGCTTGTGATTACAAATGGGGCATCTGGTCTTAGGCAATGCAACTCTCTTTCCATCTTGACCCATACCCCACTAGTGCATAGATTTCCTACCAGTTTCACTGATCAGCTTTTTTTCAAATAACCTGTAATTTATTGGATAACACTTGTGGATCACCTTATCAACCAATCCAGAATACCCATGTCTTTCTTATATTTGTGCATCAATAGTTATTTATTCTGCTCCACAGATATCTATAAATGCAGGGATACAAATTTGATCGGCAATCATGGTACATTTTGTCCACATCGTAATCTTAGACAAGGTAGTCTTATCCAAATAGTACAGACCTTTTTATCCCCTGTTTTCACATAACTTCACCATGTGTCCATGGTTTTTAAAACTTATGGCCTTCTAAGAACCAAAATCCCATTTTTGTTTAGTTTGTTTTGCATCCTCCTCTATAATTAGAGATGAAAATTTTTTAATCAAGCATTACATTATCACTGCACCATAAAAATTTCATCTTGCACAGGCATGCCTTTGCATAGGTTGAAAAGGAATCATCTCCATTTTATAGCTATAGAACATGTTATCCATTGTTTTCTTATTAACTTATTCATTATCCAGTCTACCTGCGTCCTCATAATTCAGACTTCGGAACAAATATAAAGAAAGCCTGTAGTTAAGGAGGTTTTCTCCCTAAGCTTTTATAATTgcattatttcttttctttagcAGCTATGGGTAATGGATTATGAATCCTTTGGTCATTTATCCCAAATTCGTCTTTTCATGCATCAGTActttgtatctttttttttttcaagtattttGTATCTTTCATTTTGCCAGATATTAGAGAATCTTGCAATCCAGAATCCCTAACTAAAGAAGGGAAGTCATGAATTACCTTTGTACATGAACCCATTAGAACTAAAGATGGTCTCTAGGCAATTATGCCAGTTTTGCAATTTGGGACTACGACTACAAGTAATTCTCAAATTAGGACTAATATCAGCATGACAGTTTCTCCAAGTATTACAGAACTAAACATTTGTTGTTACACCTGTATGACCAAGCAACTCCAACTTATTCTAAACCTACTCGAATTGATCAGATCATACATACATCATAATGACAAAGCCAGAGTATGCTTGCTCTTTATGGATCTCTGTTCAGTTGTTATAATTCATAGATACTTTTTAACAATCTAAACATTAGAAGTTCTTGGGTTCTTGCAACCAAATGTTGGTTTTTTTGGTATTCATATAACTTGCATATAACTTTAGATTATTAATTGGTAAAATAAGTAATGTGCATTACTCCTTATATTCAGTTCCTTTTTTGgttatatattaaaaaagataGCATTTGGTAGTCAATTATTATCTTGTTCACTTGTGCTCTGAAATGTGTAACTGATTCAGCAAAATCAACCACTGTAAGACCACTCTACCCAAACTCAAAAGATTTTGTCAACAAATGATCTCTCACATGTATTTGGTTTTATAATAATCTTTTTCTTCAGACTGACATATGATTTATTCTTGTACTTGAGATAAGATTGCTTGTCTCTTTTTATGCTGCAAGTGTGCACATAGTTGAAAGAACTTTTTTACATGAGATAGATGTTTTTCCCTAAAATAAGGTGCAGTTGTTGATAAGCTTTAGTAATGGCTATTTGTTATATAGGGAAGTTCAATTCCCTTTCTGTTGTATATGGATATTTTGGCTTTTCCGTGATATGTAGTTTAGCATCATTATCATTTTCCTGGCATCACAGGCATATATCGACTTTGAGATATCAGAGGGAGAATATGAGCGAACAAGGCAGCTCTATGAGAGGCTACTTGATCGAACAAAGCACTTGAAAGTGTGGATTAGTTATGCCAAGTTTGAGGCTTCAGCTGGTGGGGACGATGAGGAGACAGATGATGAAGTTTTGGAGAAGAATGATATAAACAATGAAGAGCGACAAAGGAAGCGGATCGAAAGATCCCGAGGTAATTTGTAATTCAATTTTGCTTTGCTTGTAGTCAGATGTGGATGACTAAAGTTTTTAACTGGATATGTTCAACATCTTGTGGAATGGAGGTAGCttaatttttcatgattattccaACAGGTGTTTTTGAAAGGGCATTTGATTACTTCAGAACAAGTGCCCCTGAATTGAAGGAGGAAAGGGCAATGCTTTTGGAAGATTGGTTGAATACGGAAAGTAGTTTTGGAAGTCTTGGAGATGTTAGTTTAGTGCAAAAGAAATTGCCTA
Coding sequences within:
- the LOC135652900 gene encoding uncharacterized protein LOC135652900 yields the protein MASDPNLGFLTKRDTEVKLPRPTRVKNKTPATIQITAEQILREARERQEPEIRPPKQKITDVHELADYRLRKRKEFEDLIRRARWNTGAWVKYAAWEESQGDFARARSVWERVLEVDYRNPTLWLKYAELEMRHRFVNHARNVWDRAVALLPRVDQLWYKYIHMEEMLGDVAGARQIFERWMDWHPDTQGWLSYIKFELRYNEVDRARAIYERFVADHPRPSSFIKYAKFEAKRGEISRARAIYERAVDLLSDDEEAEQLFVAFAEFEEWCKETERARCIYRFSLDHVPKGRAEELYRKYVAFEKQYGDRKGIEDAIVSKRRFQYEEEVRKNPLNYDCWFDYIRLEESVGNKDMVREVYERAIANVPPAEEKRYWQRYIYLWINYALYEELDAQDMDRTREVYRECLKLIPHKKFSFAKIWLMAAQFEIRQMNLKGARKILGNAIGMAPKDKIFKKYIEIELQLGNITRCRTLYQKYLEWAPANCYAWCKYAELERSLSETERARSLFELAIAQPALDMPELLWKAYIDFEISEGEYERTRQLYERLLDRTKHLKVWISYAKFEASAGGDDEETDDEVLEKNDINNEERQRKRIERSRGVFERAFDYFRTSAPELKEERAMLLEDWLNTESSFGSLGDVSLVQKKLPRKVKKRRPISSEDGTPAGFEEYIDYIFADEVAMAPNLKIMEAAYKWKRQKLGADDD